In Larimichthys crocea isolate SSNF chromosome VII, L_crocea_2.0, whole genome shotgun sequence, the genomic stretch gtgtgtgtgtgtgtgtgtgtgtgtgtgtgtgtgtgtgtgtgtgtcaggtgctGTGCTCTGCAGGCTGACTCGGAGCAGTTGAAGCAGGCCTGGCTCAGCGCTCTGCAGGGCAGCATCGACCTCGCCTACAGGGAGCGCGTCGACCCCGTCTGTGTGCAGCCTAAagacctccctcctctcctcggaggtggaggaggaggtggaggtggaggggactCCTCCTCTCCGGGCCCCCCCACTCGGAGGCCTCCAGCGCTGGGCGTGGCCCTCCGAGGTCCGGGGAACCAACGCTGCTGCGACTGCGGGGAGGACGAGCCTCGCTGGGCCTCCATCAACCTGGGAGTCACCATGTGCATCGAGTGCTCCGGCATCCACAGGTGAGCCACCGCAACAcacctgatgatgtcatacGCAGAGTTTAACCACGCTTGATGACATCATGGCGTTTTGTCTCCAGGAGTCTCGGCGTTCACCTGTCCAAGGTCAGGTCCCTCACCCTGGACTCATGGGATGCCGAGCAGCTGAAGGTGAGTTCACGAAAGAGAAATCAATCCACCGCTGAAAGTAGTCCCAGCAAGTCGAACTAAAGACTGaacgcctcctcctcccgtAGCTGCTGTGCGTTCTGGGTAATGATGTCATGAACCAGATCTACGAGGCGCGATGTTCAGAGGACGGACGGGTCAAACCGAGAGCCGACAGTCTGCGGTAACGTCACATCCCTGCGATCCATCGACCATCAaaaaatcatcttcatcttcatcactgtgACGATGAAGCTCGtccatgtttgtttcaggtCAGAGAAGGAGGCGTGGATCAAAGAGAAGTACGTGGAGAAAAGATTCGTGCAGAGCGACGGAGCAGACGGGCCGAGTAAGTCCGAGACGTGCTGACACCAGAACAGACGTGCTGGTCTGTCCTCGCTGAaacttttattctgtttcaGACGCCGGGCTGCGTCTGTATCACGCCGCGATGTCGGGAGAcctggttgccatggcagcagcGTTGGCCCAGGGGGCGGAGGTTAACGGTTGCGTCGGCGAGGAGGAGGGACGCACTGCGCTGATCGGAGCTGCTGTCGGGGTGAGGAGACGCCAAACACAACCTCTGTTATTCCCCGCTGGTCTCcgtgctccaacccggtccggtcTGGCCGCTGAGGCCGGTTCTGCTGCCCgctaacggcagattcagttaaCGAGCGCTGGTTCTGTTTCTTCAGGGATCTCTGTTGGCCTGCGAGTTCCTGCTGCTGAATGGTGCCAACGTGAACCACCGAGACCAGAGAGGACGAGGGGCGCTGCacgccgccgccaccgccggACACAccgggtacacacacacacacacacacacacacacacacacacacgtctagATAAACAGGAACAATCACGGCTGCTTCTCATTGGCTGTTATAGACAGGTGTGCCTGCTGTTGAAGAGAGGAGCCAATCAGTATGCCGCAGACGAGAAAGGACAGGACCCGTTGGCCATCGCTGTGGAAACGGCCCACGCAGACATCGTCACACTGTGAGTGATCACTGAAGCAGCAGCTAAcgttagacagtctgcggggacgtcacagagactacgtccaggttttagacagtctgcggggacgtcacggagactacgtccaggttttagacagtctgcggggacgtcacgttAGATTCAGTCTTTCCGTCTGTGGATGTTTTGAAGCTGACTGACTGTCGTGATGTTTCAGGCTGCGGATGGCGAGGATGAACGAGGAGATGAGGGACTCGGAGGGCGTCTTCGGAGCCGTGGGTGAGTAGACGTTCTTCTCCTGATGCATCATggaagcagcagctctctgagtCTGAACCCGCTGTGACTCCTCAGGAGACGACGAGACGTTTCAGGACATCTTCAGGGACTTCAGTGACATGGCGTCACATGACCCGGAGAGGCTCAGCCGGCGGCAGTTcagccgaggaggaggagaggaggaagaggaggagggacagatGAACAGCCAGCAGTGTTGAAAAGACGTCAGGATGAACCTGAGACTGCAAACTAACCACTGGGTTACCACGGAAACAGCCGTGACTGTGTAATATAACCATTATAGTAACATATATGTCgagagtgtaatcccactgtggtaactatgttcagctgtactcttACTTtgtaacagccaatcatcatccaggtccccagcagcagctgatatcactgcctagtccagcagcagtcagcccagctcggcgtctgtctttcagccttttatttcaccaagctctcaccaaccactaaaagtcagtcccacatttactcttgtccggcggcttcttgctcgctcactctctccttttctcttcttagcttcctccgtcagcgtcctcttcactctctgctcctctgccattatttccatagaggctgctgagcctggttacctcctcttcctcttccttttcctcctcctggtggtccaaacactaacagtcccctggtgctctgagctaacatgaactaacagcagctaacggactgagctaacagactgagctaacagcagctaacagactgagctaacatgagctaacagcagctgaaccCGGACTgagtaacatgagctaacagcagctaacggactgagctaacattgagctaacatgagctaacagcaagctaacggactgagctaacagcagctaacagactgagcaacatgagctaacagcagctaaacagactgagctaacagcagctaacagactgagctaacatgagctaacagcagctaacagactgagctaacattagctaacagcagctaacagactgagctaacatgagctaacatgagctaacagcagctaacggactgagctaacatgagctaacagcagctaacagactgagctaacatgagctaacagcagctaacggactgagctaacatgagtaacagcagcctaacagactgagctaacatgagctaaacagcagctaacaaactgagctaacatgagctaacagcagctaaagctgagctaacctgagctaacagcagctaacagactggctaacatgagctaacagcgctacagctgtcagcagtttacttcactgtccatcataaactctgtaaatcacagaagttgaggcggagcagccggaggacatcagagggaaaaccagaaaacattttcctccataaaatgatccagtttcaccagaatcagtgaaatagttgctggtGCTGTGGACTTAGtccgtaaagcgttacgtacttctcccgcCCGCGAGccccaaagttacatagtgtgagaacagacgtacgaatgacagagacatccGTTCAGTGCATctcaggtcagtgtgggtcagctgatcacaggtcagtcaGGTGGGTCCTGCACAGCTGATCCACcggtcagagtgggtcacctgatcacaggtcagtgtggatcacctgatcacaggtcagagtgggtcacctgatcacaggtcagtgtggggtcacctgatcacagtcAGTGTGGGTCACTGATCACCGGTCAGAGTGGGTCCACCTGATCcacaggtcagtgtggtcacctgatcacaggtcagagtgggtcacctgatctacaggtcagtgtgggtcacctgatcacaggtccgTGTGGGTCCCTGATCACTCGGTCAGtggggtcacctgatcacaggtcagaagtgggtcacctgatcacaggtcagagtgggtcacctgatcacaggtcagtgtgggtcacctgatcacaggtcagtgtgggtcacctgatcacaggtcagagtgggtcacctgatcacaggtcagagtggatcacctgatcacaggtcagtgtgggtcagctgatcacaggtcagtgtgggtcaggtgatcacaggtcagagtgggtcagcAGTCTGTAAGTTACGTaacgtttgtttttcttctaaatTAACGACGGTTATTAGAaatttgtttttccagctgACTAGTTAATAAATTGGAAACTCATTAATCAGCTTCAGAGACGTTGTCTGTGAATGTTTGGGCTGATCCAGGCGAGCTGCTCTTcgttccagtctttatgctaagctaactgtgtCCTGactcttttaattaaattaagacGTCGATAACAGGAAACATTGTTACAGAACAGGAAATGAACTAGTTACAAACGTTCCTGTCtcacatcatgtttgtttgatgttcattttaaactcagGTCAGTAtctctgatgatgtcacactcAGGTctgaggtcacttcctgtcaggtgTTTATCTACCTGCTGATTAACAGGAAGTACGGCGTGACATCAAAACCTGCTTTTGAGTTTTATGTCAGTAATTATCTCTGTATGTTTTCGTTCGTGGCGGAGCTGGATCGAGTTTAAAAACACCTCAACACAAGtgggcttttattgtgaaactcaCAATACAACAGGACTGATAGATAatcagttaaaggtccagtccagcagacagcagctccaCCGGGTGATCGTTCACGGAGACAAAGATAAAGCAGACGGACCGAACACGAGGCTTCAAAACGTTTGTCCACGCGTCTTTAAATCGAGCTCCGATACATCCGGACTCTGCCACCAACAACACGAGCTGCTGCACAGAGAGAATTAAAGAACATGAACTCATTAAACGACGTCACGTTGagtgtttttaaacttttgtttttctgtgttcagaAAAGGGATTTAACGTGCAGCTGCTCCCGTTATTTGTTTCAGTGTCGAGTTTTTAATAAAGACTGAACCAGCCGTCGTGTTTCCACTGATGGACGACCGGCTGAAAACTAAACTTCATTTCAGGACgtgtcaaagtttttttttgccccGAGTTCAGACTGAAGGAAGTCGTGTGTATTTAATAATTCAGACTGTTACTGCTGTGACGACACGCTTAATAAAACCTTAATGCAGAACGACGTGTcgtgttttctctctcatggcgctttagtttcttttttccacaaacatgaagaattaataacattttaaaatcttcaCCTGCAGAAAAATAACGTTtcattttttcagtttgtttcttataactaattctatttttttatttcaggatttaacaaatctgacaaaaacatGACGACTTTGTtgtttgaagtaaaaaaaaaaaaaatttgtcactaggtgaaaaaaaaaaacattgtttcaaaacacatgaaacgTTTATtaataaaactgcagtttctgtacaaacagtgatttaaaacatgagtaaaaacaaacataaggTGCTTTTAAATTTAATACTGACGTTTATAAAATCAGCTCAGGCTGACGTTGAAGTGAAGTTTGTCTCTTTCAGCCTCCGTACCTGAGGCGTACCTGGTCGTGGTTCAGAttctgttcagtttgttctGGGTCATCTGAACCAGCTGCTCAGAGTATTTCTCCAGCAGCGACATCGTCCTGTCGTCCTCCAGTGGACCAGAGGGGGcgctgccgccgccgccccGCCCGTCTCCACCCTGCAGCACAGAGTTAACGACATCAAACGCCTCCTGCAGGACGGACGACATCTGCAGACGCCGATCCGAAGACTCGACTGAAGCGCATAgctgcagaacaaaaacatgctgactttaaaaaatgaagacagaaacatttagatTCAGTATAAACGATACACGATTACTACTTGTGCGTAACTTTAAGAGTTTATTTTAGCAGCACCTCTCCAGATATTACAACACGTCGCAACGTCTTCATGTCGTCTGTCTGAACGCTCACCTGTTGGTAGAGGTGTGCGGCTCGTCTCGCTGTCTGTTTCAGCTCGTCGGCGACCTGCTGACACTGCAACAAACTGACCGACTCATCCACGTCACCTGAAcctgaaacaacaaacatcctgcagcgttcatcctctgaggagctGGAGTAAGATCAGGATGATCTGTAAATATCGGAGCGTTCCTTGTGGACAGGAAGTTAGCTATCTGAAAGGGGCGGGGTTACCTGTCTGAAGGGGGCGGAGTGTTTTcaaaaggggggaggaggaagaggagggcagGTCAGCAGACGGATCTGATGGGACCAAGAAGAAAATGCTGAATATTGTAAATTTAAAGAATAGAAAAGTCAcattctgtctgtcagtctcaCCTGGATCAGTCTCACCTGGATCAGTCTGGATCCTGGTCTCGGACCCTCCAGGACTTTCCCCCCgtgtggaggtggagcaggtgatgatgtcacagacgGTGGGTGTGCCTGTCGGCGTGATGGAAGGGGCGGGGCTTTGGATGACGGTTTGGTTTTGACTCGTCAGCATCTCATCGACGCTGCTGACGCTCCACCTGCTGCCTTCACTCAGTGACATCACCTCAGTGGGCGTGGCCAACACCTGCGGGACACTGGCGGAGGCGGGATGACATGAACCATGAAAATAATACAAGCAGCGGTTGATCAAAGACAAATGTGGGCGGACAGCGGTGCTACCTTCTTATCTGGTCCTCATGGAGCTCAGGTGTATTGCCTTGGAAGTCcagaccagcagacagcaggtggaggtcggaggaggaggagggaaggttttccttctcctcctcctcctgagtgGAGGTGGAGTCCTGGCTCAGCTTCGCCCGAGAGCTGGCAGTCGTTCCCAGGTATCCGAGCCGAGGTGGCGCCTGCTGGACTGTAGAGGCCACGCTGCTGCGGGCCGGCAGGTTCCTGGAGGAGGCGTCTGATCAACAAACGAACGGTCAGAAACTAAAAAGTGACAACTGGTTAAATCTGGAATCCCAGGTgaaggtgaacaggtgagtgaACCCACACCAGCAGTTACACTTGACCTCCGACCTCGTGAGTTTTACCAGAgagaaaacctgaaaacacCCGGGtgtccccacacacacacacacacacacacctcgcaGCGTTTCTctgcactacacacacacacacacacacacctcgcaGCGTTTCTCTGCACTGGACGACCACGACAGTGTGTCGCCGGCGTCTTGGGTGACGAAGGGGCTGATGGGAAATCATGCAGGAAGCTCTACGATGAAGgactgagtcacacacacacacacacacacacacacacacacacacacacacacacacatcgtctTTAACATGTGGAGTCCCTCAGGAAACCGTCCTGGAGCTTCTGTTCTTTGCATTAAACTCCATGTAGTCAAACTTGATGATCATGATGTCTGATGGACTGgtaacagaaccgggctcagcagccggaccgaCAGGGAATACGGTTACACCACCAGgcttcctgttcctgtctgcagctgacTCACCTCCGCTGTTGTCTTTGTGGGTCGACTCAGTTGAGGTGACCTCGCTGCTCAGCTCCGAGTTCACCTGCAAATGTTTAGTCACTGTCACTTGGCGTTGCTCAGGTAGGTTTTGggtgtgtttctatgtttcaggtgtgtttaacgtcacacaggtaggtgtgtgtttctatgtttcaggtgtgtttaacgtcacacaggtaggtgtgtgtttctatgtttcaggtgtgtttctatgtttcaggtgtgtttaacgtcacacaggtaggtgtgtgtttctatgtttcaggtgtgtttaacgtcacacaggtaggtgtgtgtttctatgtttcaggtgtgtttaacgtcacacaggtgtgtgtttctatgtttcaggtgtgtttaacgtcacacaggtaggtgtgtgtttctatgtttcaggtgtgtttaacgtcacacaggtaggtgtgtgtttctatgtttcaggtgtgtttaacgtcacacaggtaggtgtgtgtttctatgtttcaggtgtgtttaacgtcacacaggtaggtgtgtgtttctatgtttcaggtgtgtttaacgtcacacaggtaggtgtgtgtttctatgtttcaggtgtgtttaacgtcacacaggtaggtgtgtgtttctatgtttcaggtgtgtttaacgtcacacaggtaggtgtgtgtttctatgtttcaggtgtgtttaacgtcacacaggtaggtgtgtgtttctatgtttcaggtgtgtttaacgtcacacaggtaggtgtgtgtttctatgtttcaggtgtgtttaacgtcacacaggtaggtgtgtgtttctatgtttcaggtgtgtttaacgtcacacaggtaggtgtgtgtttctatgtttcaggtgtgtttaacgtcacacaggtaggtgtgtgtttctatgtttcaggtgtgtttaacgtcacacaggtaggtgtgtgtttctatgtttcaggtgtgtttaacgtcacacaggtaggtgtgtgtttctatgtttcaggtgtgtttaacgtcacacaggtaggtgtgtgtttctatgtttcaggtgtgtttaacgtcacacaggtaggtgtgtgtttctatgtttcaggtgtgtttaacgtcacacaggtaggtgtgtgtttctatgtttcaggtgtgtttaacgtcacacaggtaggtgtgtgtctctatgtttcaggtgtgtttgtacCGATGTGTTGCTGACGATGCTCTCCTCTGAGATCCTGGTTGTGACTGAGACAGGAGGCGGAGCTCGGCTGGGCCACGCCCTGAAAGAAACAGCAGGGACAGACAGTTATCACCATGACAACGCTCGTTGACGCCTGTAGAGCAGAGGATTGTGGGTAGACTGACTTGATTTTGTCCTGGAATCGGGACAGGAAGCGGGTGGAGATGCTGAGTCGAGGGTTCAGGAAGTGTTTTTCCTCCGGAGGCTGCAGAGTTCTCGGGTCGGTGTCGAACTTCTctgaaaggtcaaaggtcacaaaGCCCTCAGCGAACACGTTTAAACGCTCACACACTAATGATGCCGAGGAGCGCTCGGTACCGTCGCTCAGGCTGGAGGCCAGAGTGTCAAAGTGGCTCTTCAAGGAGTTCCTGTCCTCGTCGTCCTCCAGACACAGGCTGCCCACAGAGCTGCCCTGACTGAGAGAGTCGGTGTCTGAAACAGGAGAGACGAGGTTCACCGGAGGtcaccacagcagcaacaacaacaacaacaacaacagcaacagcagcaacagcaacaacagcaacaacagcaacagcagcagcaacagcaacagcaacaacaacaacaacaacagcaacaacaacaacagcaacaacagcagcagcaacaacaacaacagcagcaacaacagcagcaacaacaacaacagcagcaacaacagcagcaacaacaacagcaacaacaacagcaacaacaacaacagcaacaacaacaacaacagcaacaacaacaacaacagcagcaacagcagcaacaacaaatgtAGCATTAAACTCCATGAAGCCTATAGAAAGCTTCAGGTGCGTTTAAGGTCACccatgtgtgtttcaggtgcgTTTAGTGTccctcaggtgtgtttcaggtgtgtttagTGTCCCTCAGGTGTGTTTCAAGTGTGTTTAGTGTccctcaggtgtgtttcagatgCGTTTAGTGTccctcaggtgtgtttcaggtgcgTTTAGTGTccctcaggtgtgtttcagtTGCGTTTAGTGTccctcaggtgtgtttcaggtgcgTTTAGTGTCGCTCGTGTGTCTCAGGTGCGTTTAGTGTccctcaggtgtgtttcagtTGTGTTTAGTGTccctcaggtgtgtttcaggtgtgtttagTGTCGCTCGTGTGTCAGGTGCTCACTAACCAGGGTCGTGCTGCTGCTCCACACTTCCTGCCGAGCCTTCAGAGCAGGCGGAGTCTGGACTCAGCTGAGTGCTCCACACTGGCCCCGccccctgacctctgacctctacCTGAGTCTTTTGAGGGTCGGTCACACCTTCGATGTCAAACtccctaaaaacaaacaaacaaacgttagAACCAGACGTGAGTCGTTTGTTTGATTCTGTTGTTGAAGGTGAAGCTCACCTGTCCGTCGTCGTGTTGGCGGTGTTGGGGTAGAGGATGAAGGTGCTCCTGTCCTCACCTGGATTCTGCAGCACCTGAACATCAAACAGGCAGAGACCAGTCAAGATGGTGGCAAAGCTAACGTGGATTTATCATCCCTGTATCGTGTctcacctccttctcttcctctccatcttcgtcttcctccacctccagcagaCTCTCCAGACTCTGAGGGTGGaagtcttcctcctcctcctgctcctcttcctcgtcctcctccatctGACTGGGTGAGAAGTTGGCACAGATGATCAGAGGGTCCAGCTGCTCCGCCCACCGACTGCGTACCTGACGAGGCTCAGCGCCTGATTGGACGCTGGTGGAAGCTTCGCCCTGACCCTGCTGAAGACACGAAGACAGACACGCTGAACGAAAATCTACAAACTGATCGATCACCTGATCAATACTGACAAACGTGGAACTGACCAGTTTTCTGAACCACATGGGCAGCTTTCCGTTGGTCTGAAGCGGTGGAGgatctgaaacacaaaaatatcttCATCAGTCTGTGGATCACTGCAGATCCATCAAACCCTGCTCAGACGTCTGAGCTACAGAGCTACCAGACACACGCATGCGTCATCCTGCAGCGCCATCAAggttcttttattttgaagtctcGTTGGATCGACAACCAATTGACCCGAATCTGTGACCTGAGcccagtcctcctcctcctcctcctcctcctcatcctcctcctcctcaccttgaCCTAAGTCCAGCCTGGCTGGAGTTCTGAGGTCgagctcttcctcctcctcctcttcctccatgtgAGGCAGCTGAGAGGACGGCACAGTGATGAAGGTCTCTCTCCTGAAAGGACAGAAACGGACCTCAGAACCAAGCCACCAAACGAGCGCTTCAAATCCCGATCAGACCTCCTCCAGCTGTAATCGCTCACCTGATGTTCGGCTGTTTGCGGCTGCAGGTTTCAGGTGCAGCGGCCAGTTTTAGGCCACGCCTCTTCCTCATGGTGCTGGTCATCTGAGGGTCCAACCTCCACACgaacacacaactacacacacacacacacacacaatgaaaagaACGAATCACCGAAGACGTCACTACACTTCACCTGTCTCCCGACATCACTACACTTCACCTGTCTCCCCGACGTCACTACACTTCACCTGTCTCCCGACGTCACTACACTTCACCTGTCTCCCGACGTCACTACACTTCACCTGTCTCCCGACGTCACTACACTTCACCTGTCTCCTGACATCACTACAGTTTACCTGTCTCCTGATACGGTGATGAGGTGTCTGCAGTCCTGACTGAACCTCATACAGGTGACGATCTCTGAGAAAACAAAGGTAAATCTCAGGTATCAGGTAAATCAAACATCTGAAGGACGAGATGTTTCGACATATCACAGCTGTGAATCAGCCACAGTTGGATTTACTCACCGGAGTGTCCGAACAGGGTGGCGACACACTCTCCCGACTCGTAGTCGAAGATGGTGATGTTTTTATCGGAGCAGCTGGTGGCAAAGAACGACCCTGACGGATCCATCTGGATCTGCAGACGACACAAAACATCAGCCGATCGCAGCCCGGCAAGTTCGACATGTCAGGGTCTGTTCACCGACACACGTCCTTACCTTCAGCAGAGCTCCTTCATCACTGGACGAGCCCTTCAGACACTTCTTCAGCTTCCCTGTCTCCACGTTGTAAaccctaaaaacaaacacacacatcagcttcAGTTGAAGCTGATCTTTCAAACTGAAGCCTCCTCCTTGATGCTTACCTGACGTTTCGGTCCTGACAGGCGATGGCGACGTGCGTCCTCGATGAGTCCAGGTCCATGTCGTACAGCGTCGTCTTCTCCACCACGTGGTGACTCCTGGAGAACGACAACCCGTCCGCTGTCTGGACCACAACAGACTCCGTGACTCCAACAGACGGGAATACAGTGCATTAAGCTCTAACAGAACTCCATGCATAGACTCACCTGTTCAGCTGACTGGAAGTAGATGCT encodes the following:
- the wdr62 gene encoding WD repeat-containing protein 62 isoform X3, translated to MAEGADGAKRRQPAGRKSRASQHKKSSSSRVSLEKVLGISAASGSSLTSDPNTGLIAYPAGCVIVLLHPKKNKQSHIINTSRKPFTALAFSHDGKHLVTGESGHMPCVRVWEVDGGQVAEVQSHKYGVSCVAFSTNNSYIVSVGYQHDRTVSVWDWRKGSIVASNKVSSRVFGVSFSQDNSYFVTAGNRHVKFWYLDASKERRVNSTVPLIGRSGLLGDHKNSVFSGVACGRGLMAGSTYCITSSSLLCLFNSSRQLEAWVNLKTSLASCLAVSENFIFCGCADGVIRVFSPSNLQYIATLHRPHRLGVDLTSSQLPASPGAQYPDTLALTFDPTAKHLTCVYNDHSVYVWDVKDVGNVVKLYSALYHSGSVWSVEVYPELSDVSQACLPLSSFFTCSSDNTIRLWHADPPTGHRNLYSNDLLRILYVGENTQHLQAEGESADGKAGIRVLGISPDGRHLAAGDRCGNLHIFGLEFLDELVKIEAHDSEVLCLVFSPTSTGVKLLASASRDRLIHIFNLEKNYSLEQTLNDHSASITAVKFTGESPEVRMVSCGADKSIYFQSAEQTADGLSFSRSHHVVEKTTLYDMDLDSSRTHVAIACQDRNVRVYNVETGKLKKCLKGSSSDEGALLKIQMDPSGSFFATSCSDKNITIFDYESGECVATLFGHSEIVTCMRFSQDCRHLITVSGDSCVFVWRLDPQMTSTMRKRRGLKLAAAPETCSRKQPNIRRETFITVPSSQLPHMEEEEEEEELDLRTPARLDLGQDPPPLQTNGKLPMWFRKLQGQGEASTSVQSGAEPRQVRSRWAEQLDPLIICANFSPSQMEEDEEEEQEEEEDFHPQSLESLLEVEEDEDGEEEKEVLQNPGEDRSTFILYPNTANTTTDREFDIEGVTDPQKTQVEVRGQGAGPVWSTQLSPDSACSEGSAGSVEQQHDPDTDSLSQGSSVGSLCLEDDEDRNSLKSHFDTLASSLSDEKFDTDPRTLQPPEEKHFLNPRLSISTRFLSRFQDKIKAWPSRAPPPVSVTTRISEESIVSNTSVNSELSSEVTSTESTHKDNSGVLHRRASCMISHQPLRHPRRRRHTVVVVQCRETLRDASSRNLPARSSVASTVQQAPPRLGYLGTTASSRAKLSQDSTSTQEEEEKENLPSSSSDLHLLSAGLDFQGNTPELHEDQIRSVPQVLATPTEVMSLSEGSRWSVSSVDEMLTSQNQTVIQSPAPSITPTGTPTVCDIITCSTSTRGESPGGSETRIQTDPDPSADLPSSSSSPLLKTLRPLQTGSGDVDESVSLLQCQQVADELKQTARRAAHLYQQLCASVESSDRRLQMSSVLQEAFDVVNSVLQGGDGRGGGGSAPSGPLEDDRTMSLLEKYSEQLVQMTQNKLNRI
- the wdr62 gene encoding WD repeat-containing protein 62 isoform X1, whose amino-acid sequence is MAEGADGAKRRQPAGRKSRASQHKKSSSSRVSLEKVLGISAASGSSLTSDPNTGLIAYPAGCVIVLLHPKKNKQSHIINTSRKPFTALAFSHDGKHLVTGESGHMPCVRVWEVDGGQVAEVQSHKYGVSCVAFSTNNSYIVSVGYQHDRTVSVWDWRKGSIVASNKVSSRVFGVSFSQDNSYFVTAGNRHVKFWYLDASKERRVNSTVPLIGRSGLLGDHKNSVFSGVACGRGLMAGSTYCITSSSLLCLFNSSRQLEAWVNLKTSLASCLAVSENFIFCGCADGVIRVFSPSNLQYIATLHRPHRLGVDLTSSQLPASPGAQYPDTLALTFDPTAKHLTCVYNDHSVYVWDVKDVGNVVKLYSALYHSGSVWSVEVYPELSDVSQACLPLSSFFTCSSDNTIRLWHADPPTGHRNLYSNDLLRILYVGENTQHLQAEGESADGKAGIRVLGISPDGRHLAAGDRCGNLHIFGLEFLDELVKIEAHDSEVLCLVFSPTSTGVKLLASASRDRLIHIFNLEKNYSLEQTLNDHSASITAVKFTGESPEVRMVSCGADKSIYFQSAEQTADGLSFSRSHHVVEKTTLYDMDLDSSRTHVAIACQDRNVRVYNVETGKLKKCLKGSSSDEGALLKIQMDPSGSFFATSCSDKNITIFDYESGECVATLFGHSEIVTCMRFSQDCRHLITVSGDSCVFVWRLDPQMTSTMRKRRGLKLAAAPETCSRKQPNIRRETFITVPSSQLPHMEEEEEEEELDLRTPARLDLGQDPPPLQTNGKLPMWFRKLQGQGEASTSVQSGAEPRQVRSRWAEQLDPLIICANFSPSQMEEDEEEEQEEEEDFHPQSLESLLEVEEDEDGEEEKEVLQNPGEDRSTFILYPNTANTTTDREFDIEGVTDPQKTQVEVRGQGAGPVWSTQLSPDSACSEGSAGSVEQQHDPDTDSLSQGSSVGSLCLEDDEDRNSLKSHFDTLASSLSDEKFDTDPRTLQPPEEKHFLNPRLSISTRFLSRFQDKIKAWPSRAPPPVSVTTRISEESIVSNTSVNSELSSEVTSTESTHKDNSGVLHRRASCMISHQPLRHPRRRRHTVVVVQCRETLRDASSRNLPARSSVASTVQQAPPRLGYLGTTASSRAKLSQDSTSTQEEEEKENLPSSSSDLHLLSAGLDFQGNTPELHEDQIRSVPQVLATPTEVMSLSEGSRWSVSSVDEMLTSQNQTVIQSPAPSITPTGTPTVCDIITCSTSTRGESPGGSETRIQTDPGETDPDPSADLPSSSSSPLLKTLRPLQTGSGDVDESVSLLQCQQVADELKQTARRAAHLYQQLCASVESSDRRLQMSSVLQEAFDVVNSVLQGGDGRGGGGSAPSGPLEDDRTMSLLEKYSEQLVQMTQNKLNRI